A region from the Streptomyces lydicus genome encodes:
- a CDS encoding cellulose-binding protein, which produces MDRRVTGISVDRDSCWERAARLTVLHNQMEAELAELRGYLAQQPPQTYESLGSEARLILTTAESEAARLRAEAEQAAERMRGEAAAHADDVRDAAERAAYALRAEADTRARRTDRAARGEATELADVAAEDAERLRSEAAEGLAEVRRRTAQLLSDQEKRQTDEWDAAGRELVALEEETDRCVAELDARGKALRADARRLYAEAEETARHRQEDGEDRAAGLLARARAEEERIERATERILREHDAERGEARVHMTHVRNSLAVLTGKAPVAEEGDEGAGGAEGGGRQEGAAAGSGSGSGSGIGSGSGPGSGEDDALEVRLPRRRGGPGA; this is translated from the coding sequence GTGGACCGCCGGGTCACGGGGATCTCGGTGGACCGCGACTCCTGCTGGGAGCGCGCCGCACGGCTCACCGTCCTGCACAACCAGATGGAGGCCGAACTCGCGGAGCTGCGCGGCTATCTGGCGCAGCAGCCGCCGCAGACGTATGAATCGCTCGGCAGCGAGGCCCGGCTGATCCTGACGACCGCGGAGTCCGAGGCGGCCCGGTTGCGGGCCGAGGCGGAGCAGGCGGCCGAGCGGATGCGCGGCGAGGCCGCCGCCCACGCGGACGACGTCCGGGACGCGGCCGAGCGGGCGGCCTACGCGCTGCGGGCCGAGGCGGACACCCGGGCCCGGCGCACGGACCGGGCGGCGCGCGGGGAGGCCACCGAACTGGCGGACGTGGCGGCCGAGGACGCCGAGCGGCTGCGGAGCGAGGCGGCCGAGGGGCTGGCGGAGGTGCGCCGGCGTACCGCGCAGTTGCTCAGCGACCAGGAGAAACGGCAGACGGACGAGTGGGACGCGGCTGGGCGGGAACTCGTGGCGCTGGAGGAGGAGACGGACCGGTGCGTCGCGGAGCTGGACGCCCGCGGGAAGGCCCTTCGCGCCGACGCCCGGCGGCTGTACGCGGAGGCGGAGGAGACCGCCCGGCACCGCCAGGAGGACGGCGAGGACCGCGCCGCCGGGCTGCTGGCCCGGGCTCGGGCGGAGGAGGAGCGCATCGAGCGGGCCACCGAGCGGATCCTGCGCGAACACGACGCGGAGCGTGGGGAGGCGCGCGTCCATATGACCCATGTCCGCAACAGCCTGGCGGTGCTCACCGGGAAGGCGCCGGTGGCGGAGGAGGGCGACGAGGGCGCCGGGGGTGCGGAGGGCGGCGGACGGCAGGAGGGCGCCGCTGCCGGCTCGGGCTCCGGTTCCGGCTCCGGCATTGGCTCCGGCTCCGGTCCCGGTTCCGGGGAGGACGACGCCCTGGAGGTGCGGCTGCCCCGCCGTCGCGGCGGCCCGGGCGCCTGA
- the mfd gene encoding transcription-repair coupling factor, protein MSLTGLLDAVVRDLALAEALQAAADGNRPHVDLVGPPAARPLAVAALARQAGRPVLAVTATGREAEDLAATLRSLMPAGEDNSVVEFPSWETLPHERLSPRSDTVGRRLAVLRRLAHPRADDPTAGPVSVVVAPIRSVLQPQVKGLGDLEPVSLRTGQSADLEEIVDGLAAAAYARVELVEKRGEFAVRGGILDVFPPTEEHPLRVEFWGDDVEEIRYFKVADQRSLEVAEHGLWAPPCRELLLTDSVRERAAALAEKHPELGELLGKIAEGIAVDGMESLAPVLVDDMELLLDVLPAGSMTLVCDPERVRTRAADLVATSQEFLQASWAAGAGGGEAPIDVGAASLWGLADVRDRARELGMMWWSVSPFASGEELEGDGDTLKLGMHAPDTYRGDTQRALADTKQWLGDGWRTVFLTEGHGPAARTVEVLSGEGIPARLDADLAELSPSLVHVSCSTLDNGFIDPDLRIAVLTETDLSGQKAAGKDGARMPARRRKTIDPLTLEAGDFIVHEQHGVGRYIEMVQRTVQGATREYLLVEYAPAKRGQPGDRLYIPTDQLEQVTKYVGGEAPTLHRLGGADWTKTKARAKKAVKEIAADLIKLYSARMAAPGHTFGPDTPWQRELEDAFPYAETPDQLSTIAEVKEDMEKSVPMDRLICGDVGYGKTEIAVRAAFKAVQDGKQVAVLVPTTLLVQQHLGTFTERYGQFPVNVRALSRFQTDTEAKAVLEGLRDGSVDLVIGTHRLFSSETKFKDLGLVIVDEEQRFGVEHKEQLKKLRANVDVLTMSATPIPRTLEMAVTGIREMSTITTPPEERHPVLTFVGPYEQKQIGAAIRRELLREGQVFYIHNRVESIDRAAARLREIVPEARIQTAHGQMGESQLEQVVVDFWEKKFDVLVSTTIVESGIDISNANTLIVERGDNFGLSQLHQLRGRVGRGRERGYAYFLYPPEKPLTETAHERLATIAQHTEMGAGMYVAMKDLEIRGAGNLLGGEQSGHIAGVGFDLYVRMVGEAVADYRASLEGGVEEEPPLEVKIELPVDAHVPHDYAPGERLRLQAYRAIASASTEEDIAAVREELVDRYGKLPEPVENLLLVAGLRMLARACGVSDITLQGSNIRFGPVELRESQELRLKRLHPRTVLKPATRQILVPRPATGKIGGKPLVGRELLAWVGEFLTTILGS, encoded by the coding sequence ATGAGCCTGACTGGTCTGCTCGACGCCGTCGTACGGGACCTGGCGCTCGCCGAAGCGCTGCAGGCCGCGGCCGACGGGAACCGGCCTCATGTGGACCTGGTGGGGCCGCCCGCCGCCCGTCCGCTCGCGGTCGCCGCGCTGGCCCGGCAGGCCGGCCGCCCGGTGCTCGCGGTGACCGCCACCGGCCGGGAGGCGGAGGACCTCGCCGCCACGCTGCGCAGCCTGATGCCGGCCGGCGAGGACAACTCCGTCGTGGAGTTCCCGTCCTGGGAGACGCTGCCGCACGAGCGGCTCTCGCCGCGCTCGGACACCGTCGGCCGGCGCCTGGCGGTGCTGCGCCGGCTCGCCCACCCGCGCGCCGACGACCCGACGGCCGGCCCCGTCTCCGTCGTCGTCGCCCCCATCCGCTCGGTGCTCCAGCCGCAGGTCAAGGGCCTGGGCGACCTGGAGCCCGTGAGCCTGCGCACCGGGCAGAGCGCCGACCTCGAAGAGATCGTCGACGGCCTGGCGGCGGCCGCCTACGCCCGCGTCGAACTGGTCGAGAAGCGCGGTGAGTTCGCGGTCCGCGGCGGGATCCTGGACGTCTTCCCGCCGACCGAGGAGCACCCGCTGCGGGTGGAGTTCTGGGGCGACGACGTCGAGGAGATCCGCTACTTCAAGGTCGCCGACCAGCGGTCCCTGGAGGTCGCCGAGCACGGCCTGTGGGCGCCGCCGTGCCGTGAGCTGCTGCTGACCGACTCCGTCAGGGAGCGGGCGGCGGCGCTCGCCGAGAAGCATCCCGAACTGGGCGAACTGCTCGGCAAGATCGCCGAGGGGATCGCCGTCGACGGCATGGAGTCGCTGGCCCCGGTCCTGGTGGACGACATGGAGCTGCTGCTGGACGTGCTGCCGGCCGGGAGCATGACGCTGGTGTGCGACCCGGAGCGGGTGCGCACCAGGGCCGCCGACCTGGTGGCGACCAGCCAGGAGTTCCTGCAGGCGTCCTGGGCGGCCGGCGCCGGCGGGGGCGAGGCGCCGATCGACGTGGGCGCGGCCTCCCTGTGGGGCCTCGCGGACGTCCGGGACCGGGCGCGCGAGCTGGGGATGATGTGGTGGTCGGTCAGCCCCTTCGCGTCCGGGGAGGAGCTGGAGGGCGACGGCGACACCCTCAAGCTGGGCATGCACGCCCCCGACACCTACCGCGGTGACACCCAGCGGGCGCTGGCCGACACCAAGCAGTGGCTGGGGGACGGCTGGCGCACGGTGTTCCTCACCGAGGGGCACGGCCCGGCGGCCCGTACGGTCGAGGTCCTGAGCGGCGAGGGCATCCCCGCCCGCCTGGACGCCGACCTCGCGGAGCTCTCCCCGTCCCTCGTCCATGTCTCCTGCAGCACCCTCGACAACGGCTTCATCGACCCGGACCTCCGGATCGCCGTCCTCACCGAGACCGACCTCTCCGGCCAGAAGGCGGCCGGCAAGGACGGCGCCCGGATGCCGGCCCGCCGCCGCAAGACGATCGACCCGCTGACCCTGGAGGCCGGCGACTTCATCGTCCACGAGCAGCACGGTGTCGGCCGCTACATCGAGATGGTGCAGCGCACGGTCCAGGGCGCCACCCGTGAATACCTCCTCGTCGAGTACGCGCCCGCCAAGCGCGGCCAGCCCGGCGACCGCCTCTACATCCCCACCGACCAGCTCGAACAGGTCACCAAGTACGTGGGCGGCGAGGCCCCCACCCTGCACCGGCTCGGCGGCGCCGACTGGACCAAGACCAAGGCGCGCGCCAAGAAGGCCGTCAAGGAGATCGCCGCCGACCTCATCAAGCTGTACAGCGCGCGGATGGCGGCGCCCGGCCACACCTTCGGCCCGGACACCCCCTGGCAGCGCGAGCTGGAGGACGCCTTCCCGTACGCGGAGACGCCCGACCAGCTCTCCACCATCGCCGAGGTCAAGGAGGACATGGAGAAGTCCGTCCCCATGGACCGCCTGATCTGCGGCGACGTCGGCTACGGCAAGACCGAGATCGCGGTCCGTGCCGCCTTCAAGGCCGTCCAGGACGGCAAGCAGGTGGCGGTCCTGGTCCCGACCACGCTGCTCGTGCAGCAGCACCTCGGCACCTTCACCGAGCGCTACGGCCAGTTCCCGGTCAACGTCCGGGCACTGTCCCGCTTCCAGACCGACACCGAGGCCAAGGCCGTCCTCGAAGGGCTGCGGGACGGCTCCGTCGACCTCGTCATCGGCACCCACCGGCTGTTCTCCTCCGAGACCAAGTTCAAGGACCTGGGCCTGGTCATCGTCGACGAGGAGCAGCGCTTCGGCGTCGAGCACAAGGAGCAGCTGAAGAAGCTCCGCGCCAACGTCGACGTCCTCACCATGTCCGCCACGCCCATCCCCCGCACCCTGGAGATGGCGGTCACCGGCATCCGCGAGATGTCCACGATCACCACCCCGCCCGAGGAGCGCCACCCGGTCCTCACCTTCGTCGGCCCCTACGAGCAGAAGCAGATCGGCGCCGCCATCCGCCGTGAACTCCTGCGCGAGGGCCAGGTCTTCTACATCCACAACCGCGTCGAGTCGATCGACCGCGCCGCCGCCCGGCTCCGCGAGATCGTGCCCGAGGCCCGTATCCAGACCGCCCACGGGCAGATGGGCGAGTCCCAGCTGGAGCAGGTCGTCGTCGACTTCTGGGAGAAGAAGTTCGACGTCCTGGTCTCGACCACGATCGTCGAATCGGGCATCGACATCTCCAACGCCAACACCCTGATCGTCGAGCGCGGCGACAACTTCGGCCTCTCCCAGCTCCACCAGCTGCGCGGCCGGGTGGGCCGCGGCCGCGAGCGCGGCTACGCCTACTTCCTCTACCCGCCGGAGAAGCCGCTGACCGAGACCGCCCACGAGCGGCTGGCGACCATCGCCCAGCACACCGAGATGGGCGCGGGCATGTACGTCGCCATGAAGGACCTGGAGATCCGCGGCGCGGGCAACCTCCTCGGCGGCGAACAGTCCGGCCACATCGCCGGCGTCGGCTTCGACCTCTACGTACGGATGGTGGGCGAGGCGGTCGCCGACTACCGCGCCTCCCTGGAAGGCGGCGTGGAGGAGGAGCCCCCGCTCGAAGTCAAGATCGAACTCCCGGTGGACGCCCACGTCCCGCACGACTACGCCCCCGGCGAGCGGCTGCGCCTGCAGGCCTACCGCGCCATCGCCTCCGCCTCCACGGAGGAGGACATCGCGGCCGTCCGCGAGGAACTGGTCGACCGCTACGGCAAGCTGCCCGAGCCCGTGGAGAACCTGCTGCTGGTGGCCGGCCTGCGAATGCTCGCCCGCGCATGCGGGGTCTCCGACATCACCCTGCAGGGCTCCAACATCCGCTTCGGCCCGGTGGAGTTGCGCGAATCGCAGGAGCTGCGGCTCAAGCGGCTCCACCCCCGTACGGTGCTCAAGCCGGCCACCCGCCAGATCCTGGTGCCGCGCCCGGCCACCGGAAAGATCGGCGGCAAGCCGTTGGTCGGGCGCGAGCTGCTGGCGTGGGTGGGGGAGTTCCTTACGACGATTTTGGGCTCGTAG
- a CDS encoding phospholipase A2, producing MRTSFGGVVLAGVLALGTAAPALAEVPATGAGATGPSAVARQISAADVAGPAVGGAYRLAKLKSLTSKGQASKDAWFKYLGLYRSGSNYFRFNWSTNGCNSSPEKLPGGYDFTYSCHRHDFGYRNYKTIVGKAAWRRDHKKRIDDVFLQDMRQACQYKPWADPLTPAMRKKMKAACLKTADKYYAAVRVAG from the coding sequence ATGCGGACCTCTTTCGGGGGTGTCGTACTGGCCGGAGTCCTCGCTCTGGGGACGGCGGCACCCGCGCTCGCCGAGGTGCCGGCGACGGGGGCGGGCGCGACCGGACCGTCCGCCGTGGCACGGCAGATCTCCGCGGCGGACGTGGCCGGTCCCGCGGTCGGCGGGGCGTACCGGCTGGCGAAGCTCAAGTCGCTGACCAGCAAGGGGCAGGCGTCCAAGGACGCCTGGTTCAAGTATCTCGGGCTGTACCGCTCGGGCTCGAATTACTTCCGGTTCAACTGGAGCACCAACGGCTGCAACAGCTCGCCGGAGAAGCTGCCGGGCGGCTACGACTTCACCTACTCCTGCCACCGCCACGACTTCGGTTACCGCAATTACAAAACAATTGTGGGGAAGGCGGCCTGGCGCCGGGACCACAAGAAGCGCATCGACGACGTATTCCTGCAGGACATGCGCCAGGCCTGTCAGTACAAGCCCTGGGCCGACCCGCTCACCCCGGCGATGCGGAAGAAAATGAAGGCCGCCTGCCTCAAGACAGCGGACAAGTATTACGCCGCGGTCAGGGTCGCCGGCTGA
- a CDS encoding MFS transporter translates to MLAMALAALDSTIIATAIPQIVGDLGGFAVFSWLFSGYLLAVTVTLPVYGKLSDTFGRKPILITGIALFLAGSLACAGAWNMASLIAFRVLQGLGGGALQGTVQTIAADLYPMKERPRIQARLSSVWAVSSVAGPALGGLLAAYADWRWIFLVNVPVGVVALWLVVRYFSEPARETTGAPARRARVDWPGALAIFACGGLLLTALVQGGVAWSWYSAPSLLLFTGSALCAAATVLIERRAAEPIIPGWVWRRRTISAVNLALGALGLLMVAPTVFLPTYAQAVLGLGPTAAGFVLSVMTLSWPVSAALSSHVYNRLGIRTCSALGIGGAGLVLLAFLLLPYPGAAWQPALIMLALGAALGLFQLPLIIGVQSSVGYAERGTATASILFCRQVGQSLGAALFGALANATLNDRLAHAPSDIRPGLPGDLDAVSHALQHPGALTAHATDYLRRAVDTTVDHVYLGAAAAAGLALAALLLLAPRRFPVHSDARGTGEGEPDAT, encoded by the coding sequence ATGCTCGCCATGGCGCTGGCCGCCCTCGACTCGACGATCATCGCCACCGCCATCCCCCAGATCGTCGGTGACCTCGGCGGCTTCGCGGTCTTCTCCTGGCTCTTCTCCGGCTATCTGCTGGCCGTCACCGTCACCCTGCCCGTCTACGGCAAGCTCTCCGACACCTTCGGCCGCAAGCCCATCCTGATCACCGGTATCGCGCTCTTCCTCGCCGGCTCGCTGGCCTGTGCGGGCGCCTGGAACATGGCCTCGCTGATCGCCTTCCGCGTGCTCCAGGGCCTGGGCGGCGGCGCCCTCCAGGGCACCGTCCAGACCATCGCCGCCGACCTCTACCCGATGAAGGAACGCCCCAGGATCCAGGCCAGGCTCTCCAGCGTCTGGGCCGTATCGTCGGTCGCCGGACCCGCGCTGGGCGGCCTGCTCGCCGCCTACGCCGACTGGCGGTGGATCTTCCTGGTCAATGTGCCGGTGGGGGTGGTGGCCCTCTGGCTGGTCGTGCGGTACTTCTCCGAGCCGGCACGGGAAACGACGGGCGCACCGGCCCGCCGCGCCCGGGTCGACTGGCCCGGCGCGCTGGCGATCTTCGCCTGTGGCGGGCTGCTGCTGACCGCCCTGGTCCAGGGCGGGGTGGCCTGGTCCTGGTACTCCGCGCCGTCGTTGCTGCTGTTCACCGGCAGTGCGCTGTGCGCCGCGGCCACCGTCCTCATCGAACGCCGTGCCGCGGAACCGATCATCCCCGGCTGGGTCTGGCGCCGCCGCACCATCTCGGCCGTCAACCTCGCCCTCGGCGCGCTGGGCCTGCTGATGGTCGCGCCGACCGTGTTCCTGCCCACCTACGCACAGGCGGTGCTGGGCCTGGGCCCGACGGCCGCCGGCTTCGTGCTGTCCGTCATGACCCTGAGCTGGCCGGTCTCGGCCGCCCTCAGCAGCCACGTCTACAACCGCCTCGGCATCCGCACCTGCTCGGCGCTCGGCATCGGCGGGGCCGGCCTGGTGCTGCTCGCCTTCCTCCTGCTGCCCTACCCCGGCGCCGCCTGGCAGCCCGCCCTGATCATGCTGGCGCTCGGCGCCGCCCTCGGCCTCTTCCAGCTCCCGCTGATCATCGGCGTCCAGTCCTCGGTCGGCTATGCGGAGCGCGGCACCGCCACCGCCTCCATACTCTTCTGCCGCCAGGTCGGCCAGTCCCTCGGCGCCGCGCTCTTCGGCGCCCTCGCCAACGCCACCCTCAACGACCGTCTGGCGCACGCCCCTTCGGACATCCGCCCCGGGCTGCCCGGCGACCTGGACGCGGTCTCCCACGCCCTCCAGCACCCCGGCGCCCTCACCGCTCATGCCACCGACTACCTCCGCCGCGCCGTCGACACCACGGTCGACCACGTCTACCTCGGCGCCGCCGCGGCCGCCGGGCTCGCGCTGGCCGCGCTGTTGCTGCTGGCGCCGCGGCGCTTCCCGGTGCACTCGGACGCCCGCGGGACGGGCGAGGGGGAGCCGGACGCGACATAG